Within Microbacterium oryzae, the genomic segment CGCCGACACCTCGCGCTGCACGTCGAGGACGGCGGTGAGGGCGGCGATCGCCGCCGCGCCGCGCTCGGCCTCGGGCTGCAGGGTCTGCACCACGGAGGTGTCGCCGTAGCCGCCGCGACGGTCGTCGCGCATGAGCTCGCCCTCGCGCAGCTCGATCACGCGCCGCTGCATCTGGTCGACGAAGGTCGCCTCATGCGTGGCCATGACGATCGTGGTGCCGGTGGCGTTCACCTCGGCGAGGATCCGCATGATGTCGACCGAGGTCGTCGGGTCGAGGTTTCCGGTCGGCTCGTCCGCGAGGAGGAGCTGGGGCCGGTTCACGAGCGCACGCGCGATCGCCACGCGCTGCTGCTCGCCCCCCGAGAGCTCGTGCGGCATGCGCTTGCCCATCTCCGCCAGCCCCACGCGCTCGAGCGCCTCGGGGACGGCGTCCTTGATGAACGCGCGCGAGCGGCCGATCACCTGCAGGGTGAAGGCGACGTTCTGCGCGACGGTCTTCGACTGCAGCAGGCGGAAGTCCTGGAACACCGCGCCGATGTTGCGTCGGAAGTAGGGCGTGCGACGCGAGGTGAGCGTCTTCGTGTCGCGCCCGAGGGCGACGACGCGGCCCGAGGAGGGCAGGTCCTCGCGGAGGATGAGGCGCAGGCAGGACGACTTCCCGGAGCCCGAGGCCCCGACGAGGAAGACGAATTCGCCGCGCTGGACCTCGAAGTCGATGTCGCTGAGGGCCGGCTTCGCCGTTCCCTTGAAGCGCTTGGTGACGTGTTCGAACCGGATCATGGCCTACCGAGCCTAAGCGGCGGCGCGACCGCGTCCCCCAGCGACATGCCCTCCCCGGGCGTTGTCAGCCGGCGCTCAGGTCATCTCCTCGAGCTCGCGCCCCTTCGTCTCCCGCACGCGCCACAGCACGAAGAAGAACGACAGCAGCGAGAAGAACGCGTAGAACCCGTACGCGAAGGTCAGGCTGATGTTGCTGAAGATCGGGAACGTCGTCGAGATGAAGAAGTTCGCGAGCCACTGCGCGGCGGCGGCGACGGCGAGCGCGCTCGCACGGATCCGGTTGGGGAACATCTCCCCCAGCAGCACCCAGACCACGGGGCCCCACGTCGCGCCGAAGCCGACGACGAAGAGGTTCGCGGCGATGAGCGCGATGATGGACCACGGAGCGCCGAGCTGCGCGCTCGTCGAGCCGTCGTCCGCCGTGACGAGCTCGGCGAACGAGAACGCGAGCGCCATGGTGCCGAGCGCGACGGTCATGAGCACGGAGCCCGCCAGCAGCAGCGCGCGGCGTCCGACGCGGTCCACGAGGAGGATGGCCACGATCGTCACGACGATGTTCGTCACGGAGGTGATGACCGACGTGGTGAGGGCGCTCGACTCGTCGAAGCCCACCGACCGCCACAGCGTCGTCGAGTAGTAGAAGATGACGTTGATGCCGACGAACTGCTGGAACACCGACAGCAGCAGACCGACCCAGACGATGGGCTTCAGGCCGAGCGCGGGCCCCGCGAGGTCGCGCAGCGATTCGGCCTTCTCGCTGTCGAGCGAGTCGCGGATCTGCTGGATCTTGAGGTTCACGTCGGGCTCGCCCGTGAAGTCGAGCAGCACCTGCGACGCGCGGTCGT encodes:
- the ftsE gene encoding cell division ATP-binding protein FtsE → MIRFEHVTKRFKGTAKPALSDIDFEVQRGEFVFLVGASGSGKSSCLRLILREDLPSSGRVVALGRDTKTLTSRRTPYFRRNIGAVFQDFRLLQSKTVAQNVAFTLQVIGRSRAFIKDAVPEALERVGLAEMGKRMPHELSGGEQQRVAIARALVNRPQLLLADEPTGNLDPTTSVDIMRILAEVNATGTTIVMATHEATFVDQMQRRVIELREGELMRDDRRGGYGDTSVVQTLQPEAERGAAAIAALTAVLDVQREVSATADAQTKAAAQRAVEAVEEVVDEVVHPTVVAPPAEPVTSVDAAIPPAEPLPPAEPAPSAAPARAAEPTREADAAPSDASERRRRSRRVDHDAIGMVDRLGLESGDEEVGPTS
- a CDS encoding sugar porter family MFS transporter; translation: MHRQPQQHRRTSGRVIGIAIAAALGGFLFGFDTAVINGAVDALAADFELAAAIKGFAVSSALLGCVAGAWFAGSIANRRGRVPVMLVAAVLFLVSSIGSGLAFGVVDLIVWRVVGGLGVGAASVIAPAYIAEVSPAGIRGRLGSLQQLAIVSGIFVALLSNAVLAAVAGGSNEVLWFGIDAWRWMFMAEAIPAVVYGVMSLRLPESPRYLVRKGDYDRASQVLLDFTGEPDVNLKIQQIRDSLDSEKAESLRDLAGPALGLKPIVWVGLLLSVFQQFVGINVIFYYSTTLWRSVGFDESSALTTSVITSVTNIVVTIVAILLVDRVGRRALLLAGSVLMTVALGTMALAFSFAELVTADDGSTSAQLGAPWSIIALIAANLFVVGFGATWGPVVWVLLGEMFPNRIRASALAVAAAAQWLANFFISTTFPIFSNISLTFAYGFYAFFSLLSFFFVLWRVRETKGRELEEMT